The following are encoded in a window of Cervus canadensis isolate Bull #8, Minnesota chromosome 11, ASM1932006v1, whole genome shotgun sequence genomic DNA:
- the LOC122450582 gene encoding olfactory receptor 52I2-like — protein sequence MMESPYNHTTEAPATFILAGIPGLQSSHLWLAISLSIMYTTALLANTLIVTVIWIDSMLQEPMYCFLCVLAAVDMVMASSVVPKMVSIFSSGDNSITFNACFTQMYFVHAATAVETGLLLAMAFDRYVAICKPLHYKRILTPRVMLGMSVTITIRATVFMTPLSWMVSHLPFCGSNVVLHSYCEHIAVAKLACADPRPSSLYSLIGSSIIVGSDVAFIAASYILILQAAFSLSSKNAQLKALSTCGSHVGVMALYYLPGMASIYVPWLGKDIMPVHIQVLLADLYLVIPPTLNPIIYGLRTKQIRNRTWSLMTHCLFNHSNLGS from the coding sequence ATGATGGAGTCACCCTACAACCATACAACGGAAGCCCCTGCCACCTTCATCCTGGCGGGTATCCCAGGTCTGCAGTCTTCACATCTCTGGCTGGCTATCTCACTGAGCATCATGTATACCACAGCCCTGTTAGCAAACACCCTCATAGTGACTGTCATCTGGATTGATTCCATGCTACAGGAGCCCATGTACTGCTTCCTGTGTGTTCTGGCTGCTGTGGACATGGTTATGGCCTCCTCGGTGGTGCCTAAGATGGTGAGCATCTTCTCCTCAGGAGACAACTCCATCACCTTTAATGCTTGTTTCACTCAGATGTATTTTGTCCATGCAGCCACAGCTGTGGAGACGGGGCTGCTGCTGGCCATGGCTtttgaccgctatgtggccatctgtaagccccTACACTATAAGAGAATTCTCACACCTCGAGTGATGCTGGGAATGAGTGTGACCATCACCATCAGAGCGACCGTATTCATGACTCCATTGAGCTGGATGGTGAGTCATCTGCCTTTCTGTGGCTCCAATGTGGTTCTCCATTCCTACTGTGAGCACATCGCTGTGGCCAAGTTGGCTTGTGCTGACCCCAGGCCCAGTAGTCTCTACAGTCTGATTGGTTCCTCCATTATTGTGGGTTCTGATGTGGCGTTTATTGCTGCCTCCTACATcctgattctccaggcagcatTCAGTCTCTCCTCAAAGAATGCTCAGTTAAAAGCATTAAGTACGTGTGGTTCCCATGTAGGGGTTATGGCTCTGTACTACTTACCTGGGATGGCATCCATCTATGTGCCCTGGCTAGGGAAAGACATAATGCCTGTGCACATCCAAGTGCTGTTAGCTGACTTGTATCTGGTCATCCCACCTACCTTAAACCCCATCATCTATGGCCTGAGGACAAAGCAAATACGAAATCGAACATGGAGCTTGATGACGCACTGCCTGTTTAACCACTCCAACTTGGGTTCATGA
- the LOC122450182 gene encoding olfactory receptor 52I2-like has translation MMESPYNHTTEAPATFILVGIPGLQSSHLWLAISLSIMYTTALLANTLIVTVIWMDSMLQEPMYCFLCVLAAVDMVMASSVVPKMVGIFSSGDNSISFNACFTQMYFVHAATAVETGLLLAMAFDRYVAICKPLHYKRILTPRVMLGMSVTITIRAIVSMTPLSWMVSHLPFCGSNVVLHSYCEHIAVAKLACADPRPSSLYSLIVSSIIVGSDVAFIAASYILILQAVFDLSKNAQLKALSTCGSHVGVMALYYLPGMASIYVAWLGEDIVPLSTQVLLADLYLIIPSTLNPIIYGLKTKQIQNRTWSLLTHCLFNHSNLGS, from the coding sequence ATGATGGAGTCACCCTACAACCATACAACGGAAGCTCCTGCCACCTTCATCCTGGTGGGTATCCCAGGTCTGCAGTCTTCACATCTCTGGCTGGCTATCTCACTGAGCATCATGTATACCACAGCCCTGTTAGCAAACACCCTCATAGTGACTGTCATCTGGATGGATTCCATGCTACAGGAGCCCATGTACTGCTTCCTGTGTGTTCTGGCTGCTGTGGACATGGTTATGGCCTCCTCAGTGGTGCCTAAGATGGTGGGCATCTTCTCCTCAGGAGACAACTCCATCAGCTTTAATGCTTGTTTCACTCAGATGTATTTTGTCCATGCGGCCACAGCTGTGGAGACGGGGCTGCTGCTGGCCATGGCTtttgaccgctatgtggccatctgtaagccccTACACTATAAGAGAATTCTCACACCTCGAGTGATGCTGGGAATGAGTGTGACCATCACCATCAGAGCTATTGTATCAATGACTCCACTGAGCTGGATGGTGAGTCATCTGCCTTTCTGTGGCTCCAACGTGGTTCTCCATTCCTACTGTGAGCACATCGCTGTGGCCAAGTTGGCTTGTGCTGACCCCAGGCCCAGTAGTCTCTACAGTCTGATTGTTTCCTCCATTATTGTGGGTTCTGATGTGGCGTTTATTGCTGCTTCCTATATcctgattctccaggcagtttTTGATCTCTCAAAGAATGCTCAGTTGAAAGCATTAAGCACATGTGGCTCCCATGTGGGGGTTATGGCTCTGTACTACCTACCTGGGATGGCATCCATCTATGTGGCCTGGCTGGGGGAGGACATAGTGCCTTTGAGCACCCAAGTGCTGTTAGCTGACTTGTATCTGATTATTCCTTCAACCTTGAATCCCATCATCTACGGCCTGAAGACCAAGCAAATACAGAATCGAACATGGAGCTTGCTGACGCACTGCCTCTTTAACCACTCCAACTTGGGTTCATGA